A single genomic interval of Terriglobus albidus harbors:
- a CDS encoding fibronectin type III domain-containing protein, which translates to MKSILTKSWSLFLILSTLFSVPALATQRYVSPTGDDNNDGLSTSTPWQTINKVNSFLFQGGDTVSFQGGATFAGCLVFNSINIMNSSAAAPFTVNSYGTGVATIQSNCTGNTSAAITIDNINGFYFDGLKVTNGFTTGASSSTAIGILLENQSSNTPTQTIVVKNSEVTGFAPPSGSTAIGGEIIVIGYAINGNNGPLNDVEILNNSLHGASVTAGDHCGVCGYGDGENITNVLIQGNTVYNLGDPAPYGALEADGMNGATIQYNLVHDIGANSTKCGGTSGIETYTSNNVTVRFNEVYNVQPASNTQAKTFGGTGCDWDGIDLDGGTSNSIVEYNYTHHNAGNGLLAYDPNVGSNIWGYNTFRYNISENDDWTGVQGGLMDAVGSVPHNPLYIYGNTFFDNNTTENTLSTSSACFYFGFGGGAWASGSLIKDNICYLNNLDKYGRNGQFYYNPYTQTGMTLSNNLYWTDYSYPWWRWGGTIYKGLAAWTASGLEANPASANPLLNNPGNGGTCSWTPSLLTGPQTCPQAYTLQSGSPAIGTGVDVASNGGRDYYNNSLTSPPSIGAYSTGNPIGGGGGGGTPPAAPTNVSASAISVSTVSLSWTEVLNATSYNVYRGTTSGFTPSAASLIAEGVAGSPFTDGGLMHSTTYYYVVEAVNYSGSSGPSNQASIIMPDQVNYYVSPTGNDTNNGTSTSTPWQTINKVNTSVFPEGAIVSFEGGQTFAGCLVANTTNVPNSSALNPFTFQSYGTGMATIQSNCTGTGSSAITGDTVNGFTVNRLKIVNGSQTLNGVLLENQHHASPIQTLVVENSEITGFAPVSGVTGGGAEIFVIGYAINGNKGPLNNVQILNNNLHGASVTSPDGPGVAGYGYGKNITNVLVQGNMVYNLGMPASDSFGALEADGWNGGTIQYNVVHDIGANVTSCGGTAGIEAYTSNNITIRHNEVYNVRPSPSFTAGCDWDAIDLDGGTTNSLVEYNYTHNNFGTGIYAYTVNPSGSTWGPNTYRYNISENDGLQGGSNGAFGLAGYPPQNALQVYGNTFVNTVSESGNTTDPAACFFFGLWNGGGAAATGSMIEDNVCYMNDPNSANNVEFVRTASNSISGITFQNNLYYTTSNPEWIWNGTTYTTLPSWEGAAVDSGSIFGDPLLNNPGGAGTCSWAPSGLTGPQPCPVAYTLRYGSPASGAGVSVSANGGSDYYGNTIPSSPSIGAQATSPVPTTTLLTFTDLSVGDFSVVPSNYQPVSGLTITWNGGGVATYRYGTYTYDGYQDHTQAGNTGAPSIDVGTPTRGSGWSNTSSLNFSAPVTIPSLYVTNYDWWKQDVILTGYTNVNDTTPVVTVTVPYTSIPNHATGTTTGAWVQITGLSGYPIRRLDITGTKDSSTSQYGGALVDDITINH; encoded by the coding sequence GTGAAATCGATTCTCACGAAGAGCTGGAGCCTGTTCCTAATTCTGAGTACCCTCTTTAGCGTGCCGGCGCTTGCGACTCAGCGCTACGTGTCGCCGACCGGCGATGACAACAACGACGGTCTATCGACTTCGACGCCATGGCAAACCATCAACAAAGTAAACAGCTTTCTCTTTCAGGGTGGCGATACGGTTTCCTTCCAGGGCGGAGCAACCTTCGCGGGGTGTCTGGTATTTAATTCCATCAACATAATGAATTCTTCTGCCGCAGCTCCGTTCACGGTGAATTCCTATGGAACGGGCGTGGCAACGATCCAGTCGAACTGCACGGGAAACACTTCGGCCGCGATCACCATTGACAATATCAACGGGTTTTATTTCGATGGCTTGAAGGTGACAAACGGATTCACCACTGGTGCGAGCAGCTCAACCGCGATAGGCATCTTGCTGGAGAATCAAAGTTCCAACACGCCGACGCAAACCATCGTCGTGAAGAATTCGGAGGTTACCGGATTCGCTCCTCCCAGCGGCAGCACGGCCATCGGCGGAGAGATCATCGTCATCGGCTACGCGATCAATGGCAACAACGGGCCGCTTAATGACGTCGAAATTTTGAACAACAGTTTGCACGGGGCCAGCGTGACAGCCGGGGATCATTGTGGCGTTTGCGGATACGGCGATGGAGAAAACATTACCAATGTTCTGATCCAGGGAAATACTGTCTATAACCTGGGCGATCCCGCCCCCTATGGCGCGCTGGAAGCAGACGGCATGAATGGGGCTACGATTCAATACAACCTTGTCCATGACATTGGGGCTAATAGCACCAAGTGTGGCGGAACCTCCGGGATTGAAACATACACCTCCAACAACGTCACGGTGCGATTCAACGAGGTATACAACGTCCAGCCAGCAAGCAATACGCAGGCCAAGACCTTTGGAGGTACCGGATGCGACTGGGACGGAATTGATTTGGACGGAGGGACATCAAACTCCATCGTGGAATATAACTACACCCACCATAACGCCGGAAACGGTTTACTGGCCTACGATCCCAACGTGGGTTCGAACATTTGGGGATACAACACCTTCCGGTACAACATTTCGGAGAACGATGATTGGACAGGGGTTCAGGGAGGACTCATGGACGCTGTGGGCAGCGTCCCTCATAACCCGCTCTATATCTATGGCAATACGTTCTTCGATAACAACACCACGGAAAATACCCTGTCGACTTCAAGTGCGTGCTTTTACTTTGGCTTTGGAGGAGGGGCCTGGGCCAGCGGATCGCTTATCAAGGACAACATCTGCTATCTGAATAATCTGGATAAGTACGGGCGGAATGGGCAATTTTATTACAACCCATATACGCAAACAGGTATGACCTTATCGAACAATTTGTATTGGACAGATTACAGCTATCCCTGGTGGCGCTGGGGCGGAACTATTTATAAGGGCCTCGCGGCTTGGACCGCAAGCGGGTTGGAAGCGAACCCCGCGTCGGCCAACCCGTTGTTGAACAATCCCGGCAACGGAGGGACGTGCAGTTGGACGCCGTCCTTGTTGACTGGGCCGCAGACGTGTCCGCAGGCGTATACCTTGCAATCGGGCTCGCCGGCGATTGGCACAGGTGTGGACGTCGCAAGTAATGGCGGGAGAGATTATTACAACAACAGCTTGACGAGCCCGCCCAGCATCGGTGCGTACTCCACAGGGAATCCTATTGGGGGCGGAGGAGGCGGAGGAACGCCACCGGCTGCTCCCACCAATGTGAGCGCCAGCGCCATTTCGGTCAGCACTGTCAGCCTGAGTTGGACCGAGGTATTGAACGCAACGAGCTACAACGTGTACCGGGGCACCACCAGCGGCTTTACACCGTCCGCCGCGAGTCTGATTGCCGAGGGCGTTGCGGGCTCGCCATTCACAGATGGCGGCTTGATGCATTCGACGACCTACTACTACGTGGTGGAAGCAGTCAACTACTCAGGCTCCTCCGGGCCATCGAATCAGGCTTCAATCATCATGCCTGATCAAGTCAACTATTACGTGTCGCCTACCGGCAACGACACCAACAACGGGACATCGACATCCACTCCGTGGCAGACGATTAACAAGGTAAACACGTCCGTCTTCCCGGAGGGAGCGATCGTGAGCTTCGAGGGAGGGCAGACATTCGCAGGATGCCTGGTGGCAAACACCACTAATGTTCCGAACTCCTCCGCACTTAATCCGTTTACGTTCCAATCTTATGGGACGGGCATGGCGACGATTCAATCGAACTGTACGGGAACGGGTTCATCTGCGATCACCGGCGATACGGTCAATGGCTTCACTGTGAACCGGTTGAAGATTGTCAATGGTTCGCAAACGCTAAATGGTGTCTTACTCGAAAATCAGCACCACGCTTCACCCATACAAACTCTGGTGGTTGAGAACTCCGAGATCACGGGATTCGCGCCGGTTAGTGGGGTCACTGGAGGTGGCGCCGAGATATTCGTTATCGGATACGCGATCAACGGGAACAAGGGGCCCCTGAACAATGTGCAGATACTCAACAACAATCTGCATGGCGCCAGCGTGACTTCACCTGACGGTCCTGGTGTCGCGGGCTACGGCTATGGAAAGAACATTACAAATGTTCTGGTTCAGGGGAACATGGTCTACAACCTGGGCATGCCGGCCAGCGATTCTTTCGGGGCCTTGGAAGCGGACGGCTGGAACGGCGGGACCATCCAATACAACGTGGTGCACGATATTGGCGCCAATGTGACCTCCTGCGGTGGAACTGCCGGGATCGAGGCCTACACCTCCAACAACATAACGATTCGTCACAACGAGGTGTATAACGTACGGCCATCTCCAAGCTTCACAGCAGGATGCGATTGGGACGCGATCGATCTTGACGGCGGAACCACGAATTCCCTCGTCGAATACAACTACACGCACAACAACTTTGGCACAGGGATCTATGCCTACACCGTCAATCCCAGCGGATCGACCTGGGGACCCAACACCTATCGTTACAACATCTCAGAGAATGACGGTTTGCAGGGAGGAAGTAATGGGGCCTTTGGCCTGGCGGGCTATCCTCCGCAAAATGCCTTGCAGGTTTATGGCAATACGTTCGTAAATACAGTTTCCGAATCAGGGAATACCACTGATCCGGCGGCATGCTTCTTCTTTGGCTTGTGGAACGGGGGCGGCGCCGCTGCAACCGGAAGCATGATCGAGGACAACGTCTGTTACATGAATGATCCGAATTCCGCAAACAATGTGGAATTTGTGCGTACCGCAAGCAATTCAATCAGCGGAATCACGTTCCAGAACAACCTGTATTACACGACCAGTAATCCAGAATGGATATGGAACGGGACCACCTACACAACTTTGCCTTCCTGGGAAGGAGCGGCAGTGGACAGTGGATCCATTTTTGGCGACCCGCTGTTGAACAATCCTGGAGGCGCAGGAACGTGCAGCTGGGCACCTTCAGGTCTGACTGGCCCTCAGCCCTGTCCTGTGGCCTACACGCTGCGATACGGCTCTCCAGCATCGGGGGCGGGCGTGAGCGTCTCCGCTAATGGCGGCAGCGACTATTACGGGAACACGATTCCGAGTTCACCTAGTATCGGCGCGCAGGCTACATCGCCTGTCCCGACAACCACCTTGCTTACCTTCACTGACCTCTCGGTAGGCGACTTCAGCGTAGTGCCATCGAATTACCAACCCGTGAGCGGTCTTACAATCACTTGGAACGGAGGAGGCGTCGCAACCTATCGCTATGGCACCTACACCTACGATGGTTACCAGGATCACACTCAGGCGGGTAATACCGGCGCGCCGTCAATCGATGTCGGCACGCCCACAAGAGGCAGCGGCTGGAGCAACACGAGCAGTCTCAATTTCAGCGCACCGGTGACAATTCCCTCGCTCTACGTTACCAATTACGACTGGTGGAAGCAGGATGTAATACTGACCGGCTACACCAATGTGAACGACACTACTCCAGTAGTCACTGTGACAGTGCCTTATACAAGCATACCGAACCACGCTACGGGCACTACCACGGGAGCTTGGGTGCAGATTACAGGGTTGAGTGGCTATCCAATCCGGAGATTGGACATCACCGGCACGAAGGACAGTAGCACTTCTCAGTATGGAGGGGCACTAGTGGACGACATAACAATTAACCATTAG
- a CDS encoding ABC transporter permease/substrate-binding protein codes for MLKRLHISAAEVALVVALVLECIYFSIAAPSFASWGNFFEIVRFSVELGLLVIALTPILITGGIDLSVGSAIGMTAVLFGTMWHDGHLPIAACVGLSLLLGLTAGGLNALLIAGLRLPPLIVTLGTFSLYRGIAEGITHGAVSFTGYPAGFLHLGQGYFWKLIPVQLPILVLVLTAYVVLLHKSVIGRSIYAIGFNAEGARYAGIPVRKRLALLYVLSGVIASLAAVIYVAHLGLAKSDLGTGYELQAITAVVVGGVSVFGGRGTLLGSMLGLFFLSVLQNGMHLMALPSELTGVLIGVLLLAIVAVDRLRSTGAFKVTAGEAPLWKRPAFAVAALVILATVGTLLFHAAVHRNGAAAAGHRLTIAVMPKAKGDPYFISARAGAEEAAKELGVDLIWDGPTSLDASQQNELVENWITRGVDAIVVAVENKGSISTVLRKARTHGIPVLTWDADAELNARDYFLNQATPVGIANALTDEGARLLPDGGQFAIVTGALSAENQNEWIADIKKRVASDHPNLQLATIQPSDDDRDKAFNQTQVILKAYPQVKLVVAISAPAVPGAAEAVAQAGRSDVKVIGLSLPSICRTYLHDGSVQTIFLWNTQDLGYLTVYAGALKAEKKIPAGAKSVHVGRLGDLEISGSEIILGKPLLIDKNNVDSLHF; via the coding sequence ATGCTTAAGCGCCTGCATATCTCCGCTGCGGAAGTTGCTCTCGTTGTCGCGCTGGTGCTCGAGTGTATTTACTTCAGCATCGCCGCGCCAAGCTTCGCCAGCTGGGGAAACTTCTTTGAGATCGTCCGCTTCTCGGTCGAGCTCGGCCTGCTGGTAATCGCACTTACACCGATCCTGATTACCGGTGGCATCGATCTCTCGGTTGGTTCCGCCATCGGCATGACCGCCGTCCTCTTCGGCACGATGTGGCATGACGGTCATCTTCCGATTGCCGCCTGCGTTGGGCTATCGCTGCTGCTGGGCCTTACTGCCGGCGGGTTGAATGCGCTCCTGATAGCCGGACTTCGGCTGCCGCCGCTGATCGTAACCCTCGGCACTTTCTCGCTCTATCGCGGCATTGCTGAGGGCATCACCCATGGAGCTGTGAGCTTTACGGGTTATCCCGCAGGCTTTCTCCATCTGGGCCAGGGATACTTCTGGAAGCTCATCCCCGTACAGCTTCCTATTCTCGTCCTCGTGCTGACGGCCTATGTCGTCCTGCTGCATAAATCGGTGATCGGCCGCTCGATCTACGCCATCGGCTTCAATGCCGAAGGCGCCCGCTATGCCGGCATTCCGGTACGCAAGCGGCTGGCGCTGCTGTATGTGCTCTCCGGCGTCATCGCATCGCTGGCCGCCGTAATATACGTCGCACATCTCGGTTTGGCAAAGTCCGATCTTGGAACCGGATACGAGTTGCAAGCCATCACCGCAGTGGTGGTCGGCGGCGTCTCGGTCTTTGGCGGCCGCGGCACGCTGCTCGGTTCGATGCTGGGGCTCTTCTTCCTCTCCGTGCTGCAGAACGGTATGCATCTGATGGCGCTACCGTCAGAGCTCACCGGAGTCCTGATCGGCGTGCTACTGCTGGCGATCGTTGCCGTCGACCGGCTGCGTTCCACCGGCGCGTTCAAGGTCACGGCGGGCGAAGCTCCTTTGTGGAAGCGGCCCGCATTTGCTGTCGCTGCCCTCGTTATCCTGGCGACCGTCGGCACGTTGCTCTTCCACGCCGCCGTCCATCGCAATGGCGCGGCTGCCGCTGGACATCGCCTGACCATTGCGGTCATGCCGAAGGCCAAAGGCGATCCGTACTTCATCAGCGCCCGTGCTGGAGCGGAAGAGGCCGCCAAAGAGCTCGGAGTCGATCTCATCTGGGATGGACCCACCAGCCTCGACGCCTCGCAGCAGAACGAACTGGTGGAGAACTGGATCACGCGCGGCGTCGACGCCATCGTCGTCGCGGTGGAGAACAAGGGCAGTATCTCCACCGTGCTCCGCAAGGCTCGCACGCACGGCATCCCGGTGCTGACCTGGGACGCAGACGCCGAACTGAATGCACGCGACTACTTTCTGAACCAGGCCACGCCAGTCGGCATCGCCAATGCGCTGACCGATGAAGGTGCACGGCTTTTGCCGGATGGCGGACAGTTTGCCATCGTGACCGGAGCATTGAGCGCCGAGAACCAGAATGAGTGGATCGCCGATATCAAGAAGCGTGTCGCTTCCGACCATCCGAATTTGCAGCTTGCCACCATTCAACCCAGTGATGACGATCGCGACAAGGCCTTCAATCAGACTCAGGTGATCCTCAAAGCCTATCCGCAGGTGAAGCTGGTTGTCGCGATCTCGGCTCCGGCGGTTCCGGGAGCGGCGGAGGCGGTCGCACAGGCTGGGCGGAGCGACGTCAAAGTCATCGGCCTGTCCCTGCCCTCAATCTGCCGCACCTATCTGCACGATGGTTCTGTACAGACGATCTTCCTGTGGAATACGCAGGACCTTGGATACCTGACGGTTTATGCGGGGGCTTTGAAGGCGGAGAAGAAGATCCCGGCTGGAGCCAAGAGTGTGCATGTCGGCCGGCTGGGTGATCTGGAGATTAGTGGATCTGAGATTATTCTCGGCAAGCCGCTGCTTATCGATAAGAACAACGTCGACAGCCTGCATTTCTAA
- a CDS encoding ABC transporter permease gives MKAHARELAVAATILLVLALLAATTHGFFTVDNLSDLFLANVPVLIVSLGMTLIILTGQIDISVGSVFAVCSIVTGVAARAGLPVLVAMLIASVVGAFLGSFNGTLVAWMRMPSIVVTLASMVTIRDGLRWQTQGAWVGDLPGSFQRFGLSQTAYTILMLMIAVLLVVVFTVGLRYFRGGRNIFATGSNEAAARILGIDTNRVLFSVFAITGLLTGFSAALNAVRFNQIPSNSGIGLELKTIAAVAVGGATITGGSGTIAGTVLGVVLLGIIGPALTFLGVSAYWERAIQGLIILAAVSVNVLSHYRRRQVSHA, from the coding sequence ATGAAGGCGCACGCACGCGAACTTGCCGTAGCCGCAACCATTCTGCTGGTGCTGGCGCTGCTTGCAGCGACCACACACGGCTTCTTTACTGTCGACAACCTCTCTGACCTGTTCCTCGCGAATGTCCCGGTTCTTATCGTCTCTCTCGGGATGACCCTCATCATCCTGACTGGGCAGATCGATATCTCGGTAGGGTCTGTCTTTGCTGTCTGCAGTATTGTCACGGGAGTGGCCGCACGCGCCGGTCTGCCTGTATTGGTTGCCATGCTGATTGCCAGCGTTGTCGGCGCCTTTCTCGGCTCATTCAATGGAACTTTGGTCGCCTGGATGCGCATGCCTTCCATCGTCGTGACGCTGGCCTCCATGGTGACTATTCGCGATGGCCTGCGCTGGCAGACGCAGGGCGCGTGGGTTGGAGATCTTCCGGGCAGCTTCCAGAGATTCGGTCTCTCACAGACGGCTTATACCATCCTCATGCTGATGATTGCGGTGCTGCTTGTCGTTGTCTTTACAGTGGGGCTGCGCTATTTCCGAGGTGGACGAAATATCTTCGCAACCGGCTCAAACGAGGCAGCGGCACGTATTCTCGGTATCGACACCAACCGGGTCCTCTTCTCGGTCTTCGCCATCACCGGACTGCTCACCGGCTTCTCTGCCGCGCTCAATGCAGTGCGCTTCAATCAAATTCCCAGCAACTCCGGCATTGGCCTGGAGCTGAAGACGATTGCCGCGGTGGCGGTAGGGGGAGCCACCATCACCGGCGGTTCCGGGACGATTGCTGGGACGGTGCTTGGCGTCGTTCTGCTCGGCATCATTGGACCTGCGCTTACTTTCCTCGGCGTCAGCGCCTACTGGGAACGCGCGATCCAAGGGCTCATCATTCTGGCGGCCGTTTCGGTCAATGTCCTGAGCCACTATCGTCGGAGGCAGGTGAGCCATGCTTAA
- a CDS encoding sugar ABC transporter ATP-binding protein, producing the protein MQNVSSNSAPPLAIAAKSLTKSYAGVRALRSGSLELLPGEVHALIGENGAGKSTLTKIITGAIHPDSGELEIFGQRITENDPNRSRSLGVAAIYQQPAIFPHLTVAENICMPLEREKSGITVDWRSRKQRASELIQSIGANIDPDRLAGTLSMAEQQVVEIAKAIGAKARILLMDEPTALLSERETEKLFTLVKRLRSEGVAIIYISHRLEEILTLADRITVLRDGETIACCNACDVDRAKLIELMVGRSIESVFPKRSVVPGEVAIEVKGLNNPEAGLHDISFSVRKGEIFGMAGLVGSGRTELARTLFGITPVHTPITLHGRQVTIGSPAEAIAHGLGYLPEDRRQHGVILDMSIASNITLASLNDVAKHGLLDSNREQSVAEGYRTSLRIKAPATDTVAGALSGGNQQKVALARWLAIKPGIMIFDEPTQGVDVGSKSEIHELIVEFAERGMAVILISSELPEVLGMSDRIGVFYNGTIAATLSREEATQQKVMSLAFGHEVQA; encoded by the coding sequence ATGCAAAACGTCTCATCGAACAGTGCTCCACCGCTCGCCATCGCGGCGAAGTCTCTGACGAAGTCCTATGCCGGCGTGCGGGCGCTTCGTTCCGGTTCGCTCGAGCTGTTGCCTGGTGAAGTTCATGCCCTCATCGGTGAAAATGGCGCCGGCAAATCGACCCTGACCAAGATCATCACCGGAGCCATTCATCCGGACTCGGGTGAGCTGGAGATCTTCGGTCAACGCATCACGGAAAACGACCCCAACCGTTCCCGCTCTTTGGGCGTCGCTGCCATCTATCAGCAACCTGCCATCTTTCCGCACCTCACAGTCGCGGAAAACATCTGCATGCCGCTGGAGCGTGAAAAAAGCGGCATCACAGTGGACTGGCGCAGCCGCAAACAGCGGGCGAGCGAGCTGATTCAATCCATCGGGGCAAACATCGATCCGGACCGGCTTGCCGGAACGCTCAGCATGGCGGAGCAGCAGGTCGTAGAGATCGCCAAGGCGATCGGAGCAAAGGCCCGCATTCTGCTGATGGATGAGCCGACTGCCCTGCTCTCCGAGCGGGAGACAGAAAAGCTCTTCACGCTGGTGAAACGTCTCCGCTCCGAAGGCGTCGCCATCATCTACATCTCGCACCGTCTGGAAGAGATTCTTACCCTCGCCGACCGCATCACCGTGCTGCGCGATGGCGAGACCATCGCCTGTTGCAATGCCTGCGATGTCGATCGGGCAAAGTTGATCGAGCTGATGGTCGGCCGGTCGATCGAGTCAGTCTTCCCTAAGCGATCAGTCGTTCCGGGTGAGGTCGCCATCGAGGTGAAGGGCCTCAACAATCCTGAGGCCGGGCTGCACGATATCTCGTTCTCAGTGAGAAAGGGAGAGATCTTCGGCATGGCCGGCCTGGTCGGCTCGGGCCGCACGGAGCTGGCGCGGACGCTCTTCGGCATTACTCCGGTACATACACCCATCACCTTGCACGGCCGTCAGGTCACGATCGGCAGCCCTGCTGAAGCCATTGCGCATGGCCTCGGATATCTGCCCGAGGACCGCCGCCAGCACGGTGTGATCCTGGATATGAGTATCGCCAGCAACATCACGCTCGCCAGCCTGAATGATGTGGCGAAGCATGGTCTGCTGGACAGCAATCGGGAACAGTCAGTCGCAGAGGGATATCGCACCAGCCTTCGTATCAAGGCCCCTGCCACCGATACCGTGGCCGGAGCACTCTCCGGCGGAAACCAGCAGAAGGTAGCGTTGGCGCGTTGGCTGGCCATCAAGCCAGGGATCATGATCTTCGACGAACCGACACAGGGTGTAGACGTAGGCTCCAAGTCAGAGATCCATGAACTCATCGTGGAGTTCGCGGAGCGCGGCATGGCGGTCATCCTCATCTCCTCCGAGCTGCCGGAAGTGCTGGGGATGAGTGACCGTATCGGAGTCTTTTACAACGGCACCATCGCCGCCACGCTCAGCCGGGAAGAAGCTACACAGCAAAAGGTGATGTCGCTGGCCTTTGGCCACGAGGTACAAGCATGA
- a CDS encoding LacI family DNA-binding transcriptional regulator: MAPNQKELAKLAGVSAGTVSNVISGSAKVSERSRQKVLEAIRVLNYRPNLIARSLKTNRTYTLGIVIPDITIPFFPKIVRGAEAAARERGYFLIVLDSEGSAEREADMLALLRAQRVEGILLVTAQSREAAETEDPQSVAGSPIICVDRVPVDLEVDSVCVDDAGASEMATAHLIENGHTRIAIITGPLSLQNERERLRGYRNALTRAGIPVDDSLIWNAAFGQEVVSGLCQRGFRTGDSKPTALLATNGVTGMAALRSLYSLGLRTPRDFAFVTFDQVNAEALFKPGISTVVQPTYEMGHRAVEVLLRRIEGGEQSPPPITRVQLPAELVVRESSAGRLKDEPAKSETKKHAKE, encoded by the coding sequence ATGGCACCGAATCAGAAAGAACTCGCGAAGCTCGCCGGCGTCTCCGCCGGTACGGTTTCAAACGTTATCAGCGGATCTGCAAAGGTGAGCGAACGCTCGCGGCAGAAGGTGCTGGAGGCGATCCGCGTCCTCAACTATCGGCCCAACCTGATCGCCCGGAGCCTGAAGACCAATCGCACTTATACGCTGGGCATCGTCATCCCTGACATCACGATTCCCTTCTTCCCGAAGATTGTGCGTGGAGCCGAGGCCGCGGCGCGCGAGCGTGGATACTTCCTTATCGTGCTTGACTCCGAAGGCAGCGCCGAACGTGAAGCCGACATGCTGGCCCTGCTGCGCGCGCAGCGAGTGGAAGGCATTCTGCTGGTAACGGCTCAATCACGCGAAGCCGCCGAGACTGAAGATCCGCAAAGCGTCGCCGGCTCTCCGATCATCTGCGTTGACCGCGTGCCAGTTGATCTGGAGGTTGACTCGGTCTGCGTCGATGACGCCGGCGCCTCCGAGATGGCAACGGCTCATCTCATCGAGAACGGTCATACCCGCATCGCCATCATCACCGGTCCCCTTTCGCTGCAGAATGAGCGCGAACGTCTTCGCGGCTATCGCAACGCATTGACCCGCGCGGGTATTCCGGTGGATGACTCGCTGATCTGGAATGCGGCGTTTGGCCAGGAAGTCGTCTCCGGCTTGTGTCAGCGGGGCTTCCGCACGGGTGATAGCAAGCCGACGGCACTGCTGGCAACCAACGGCGTTACCGGTATGGCCGCGCTCCGCAGCCTCTACTCACTTGGTCTGCGCACGCCGAGGGACTTCGCCTTTGTGACCTTCGACCAGGTAAACGCCGAGGCCCTCTTCAAGCCCGGGATCTCTACCGTGGTGCAGCCCACCTACGAGATGGGGCACCGCGCGGTGGAAGTACTGCTGCGGCGTATTGAAGGCGGAGAGCAGTCTCCACCTCCCATTACCCGCGTGCAGCTTCCGGCCGAGCTGGTCGTACGCGAGTCCTCGGCAGGCCGCCTGAAAGACGAACCCGCAAAGAGCGAGACAAAGAAGCACGCCAAGGAATAA
- a CDS encoding ComEA family DNA-binding protein: MSALHTKWNQLTSKLNPVYLKFTGAGIGVALCLVAISVTAEPKPADPPAAVMAAYQQDEHPEFPAGPGRDVTLRVCSRCHSPNNIVSRPQNREGWEATIAKMVDMGATASDEDFAAILDYVSKNFPAPGTGGGAAATAHVNANKATAADLAKALSLTDKEAAAIVDYRTKNGDFKTIDDLKKVPDVDGKKIDDKKDIIDF, translated from the coding sequence ATGAGCGCTTTACATACGAAATGGAATCAGCTCACAAGCAAGCTGAATCCGGTGTATCTGAAGTTCACAGGTGCAGGTATTGGGGTTGCGTTGTGTCTGGTGGCTATTTCGGTCACCGCAGAGCCGAAGCCGGCCGATCCGCCGGCAGCCGTCATGGCCGCGTATCAGCAGGATGAGCATCCTGAGTTTCCCGCCGGTCCGGGACGCGATGTGACGCTGCGTGTGTGCAGCCGTTGCCACTCGCCGAACAACATCGTCAGCCGCCCGCAGAACCGCGAGGGCTGGGAAGCGACCATTGCCAAGATGGTGGACATGGGAGCCACCGCCAGCGATGAGGACTTCGCCGCCATCCTCGACTACGTCTCCAAGAACTTCCCCGCACCTGGTACGGGTGGTGGAGCTGCAGCGACGGCACACGTCAATGCAAACAAGGCGACCGCCGCTGACCTGGCCAAGGCTCTCAGCCTGACCGATAAGGAAGCCGCCGCGATCGTGGACTACCGCACCAAGAACGGCGACTTCAAGACGATCGATGATCTGAAGAAAGTTCCGGATGTGGACGGCAAGAAGATCGACGATAAGAAAGACATCATCGACTTCTAA